One Campylobacter massiliensis DNA window includes the following coding sequences:
- a CDS encoding ferrochelatase codes for MNIENLRRLINGEALNKPSVSAVEGFAFESKNVRQGYAYIGLGAGADEIAAAVANGAYAVLVEQRCEVIDPEVAFIKVDSLSAALMRLMRFEASYKNLKFCSVNPVQKALLARMSLGKNADGNAASLLPEDATRLFIKIMKAGAGDLFFTDDLKILSKIAPLYDTVFSDVDAVCAQGGSLFASSVVCEGVYYPNLNFPKVFTHYLCGLLRYLIRAGFSFKLGDTRNLGHFEPVFINKNFRVVPFGASSQAFIAECDDELFDMEAAFLARNFSGGIKICVPEDFAGSAAATMRFRELAELKNLSNFHYALVKCQKEDLEAMLNLSSPEPDLFGEIL; via the coding sequence GTGAATATCGAAAACCTAAGGCGCCTCATCAACGGCGAAGCGCTAAATAAACCGAGCGTCAGCGCCGTGGAGGGCTTTGCGTTTGAGAGTAAAAACGTGCGCCAAGGCTACGCCTACATCGGGCTTGGCGCAGGCGCGGACGAGATAGCCGCAGCCGTCGCAAACGGCGCCTATGCCGTACTCGTCGAGCAAAGATGCGAAGTTATCGATCCTGAAGTCGCTTTTATCAAGGTCGATAGCCTGAGCGCCGCGCTGATGCGACTGATGCGCTTTGAGGCCAGCTACAAAAATCTCAAATTTTGCTCCGTTAATCCCGTGCAAAAGGCCTTGCTCGCGCGTATGAGCCTAGGCAAAAATGCTGACGGCAACGCAGCTAGCTTGCTACCCGAGGATGCGACGCGACTTTTTATAAAGATAATGAAGGCGGGCGCGGGGGATCTGTTTTTCACAGACGATCTTAAAATTTTATCCAAGATCGCGCCGCTTTACGACACCGTTTTTAGCGACGTGGACGCGGTTTGCGCGCAGGGCGGCTCGCTGTTTGCCTCTAGCGTCGTTTGCGAGGGCGTTTACTATCCAAACTTAAATTTTCCTAAAGTTTTCACGCACTATCTTTGCGGACTTTTGAGGTATCTGATCCGCGCGGGCTTTTCTTTTAAGCTCGGCGACACGCGAAATTTAGGGCACTTTGAGCCTGTTTTTATAAATAAAAACTTTCGCGTCGTGCCTTTTGGCGCGAGCTCTCAGGCCTTTATTGCCGAGTGCGACGATGAGCTTTTTGATATGGAGGCGGCATTTTTAGCACGAAATTTTAGTGGCGGTATCAAGATCTGCGTGCCGGAGGATTTTGCGGGAAGCGCGGCTGCCACGATGAGATTTAGGGAGCTTGCCGAGCTAAAAAATCTTTCAAATTTTCACTACGCACTCGTTAAATGCCAAAAAGAGGATCTTGAAGCGATGTTAAATTTGAGCTCGCCAGAGCCTGATTTGTTTGGCGAAATTTTATAA
- the queC gene encoding 7-cyano-7-deazaguanine synthase QueC translates to MAKKAVCIMSGGMDSTLCAVLAKRTGYEIIALHFDYGQRTMKREKLAFEQICERIGALKKVNLDASFIASIGGNALTDESLAIRKDGAKPDTPSTYVPFRNGIFISIAAALAEKEGAQALYIGIVEEDGSGYPDCTADFIGKIESAVNAGTSKDFSLRIVTPLVNLSKADIVQKSIEAGSPLELTWSCYEREDEACGECDSCRLRLRGFELAGEKDRIKYVNLK, encoded by the coding sequence ATGGCAAAGAAAGCGGTTTGTATAATGAGCGGCGGCATGGACAGCACCCTCTGCGCTGTCCTCGCCAAACGCACAGGCTACGAGATCATCGCGCTGCATTTTGACTACGGACAGCGCACGATGAAGCGCGAAAAGCTAGCGTTTGAGCAGATCTGCGAGCGTATCGGCGCGCTAAAAAAGGTAAATTTAGACGCTAGTTTTATAGCAAGCATCGGCGGCAACGCACTAACGGACGAGAGCCTAGCCATCCGCAAAGACGGCGCCAAGCCCGACACCCCTAGCACCTACGTGCCGTTTCGCAACGGCATCTTTATCTCTATCGCCGCCGCGCTAGCCGAAAAAGAAGGCGCGCAGGCACTATATATCGGCATCGTCGAGGAGGACGGCTCGGGCTACCCCGACTGCACGGCGGATTTTATCGGCAAGATAGAAAGCGCCGTAAATGCCGGCACCTCAAAGGACTTTAGCCTGCGCATCGTCACTCCGCTAGTAAATTTAAGCAAAGCTGACATCGTGCAAAAGTCGATTGAGGCGGGCTCGCCGCTGGAGCTAACGTGGAGCTGCTACGAGCGCGAGGACGAGGCTTGCGGCGAATGCGACAGCTGCCGCCTAAGACTACGAGGATTTGAGCTTGCAGGCGAAAAAGATAGGATAAAATACGTAAATTTAAAATAA